The Primulina eburnea isolate SZY01 chromosome 13, ASM2296580v1, whole genome shotgun sequence genome includes a region encoding these proteins:
- the LOC140810276 gene encoding uncharacterized protein, with protein sequence MTQEEADDATEVVSGTILIQSVPAYALFDCGAIHSFMSKRFAKKLGSKPDKLTAPFRIATPTNRAVETNEIYRYCKISISDQTFSVDLIQLIMVDFDVILGMDWLARNSAIVDCKGKRVKLLTAEQKEVVFHGKSRERKLLLSASQTWKAMKSGEDIYLAMVREGK encoded by the coding sequence ATGACTCAGGAAGAGGCTGATGACGCAACTGAAGTCGTGTCAGGTACCATTCTAATTCAATCAGTACCTGCCTACGCATTATTTGACTGTGGTGCTATACATTCCTTTATGTCTAAGAGGTTTgctaagaagttaggaagtaAGCCTGATAAACTAACTGCACCTTTCCGAATAGCCACACCTACTAATAGAGCCGTTGAAACGAACGAGATTTACAGATATTGTAAAATCAGTATTAGTGATCAGACTTTTAGCGTCGATTTGATACAGTTGATCATGGTCGATTTCGACGTAATCttaggaatggattggttagcaagAAACAGTGCAATAGTAGATTGTAAAGGGAAGAGAGTTAAACTCCTAACCGCAGAGCAGAAGGAAGTCGTGTTTCATGGTAAATCCAGGGAACGGAAGTTGCTACTTTCCGCATCTCAAACCTGGAAAGCCATGAAATCCGGGGAGGACATCTATCTAGCGATGGTCAGGGAAGGAAAATAA